From the genome of Streptomyces sp. NBC_01317, one region includes:
- a CDS encoding multicopper oxidase domain-containing protein, with the protein MDRRSFSRRLLAGGAVAATGAASLSVASAPAASSAEAPPPTAPAGGQVRHLKLYAEKLADGQLGYGFEKGAATVPGPLIELTEGDTLHIEFENTTDVAASLHVHGVDYDIASDGTRMNRSHVEPGATRTYTWRTHAPGKRADGTWRPGSAGYWHYHDHVVGTDHGTGGIRKGLYGPVVVRRKGDILPDKQFTIVFNDMTINNKTGAATPDFEATVGDRVEVIMITHGEYYHTFHIHGHRWADNRTGLLTGPDDPSRVIDNKITGPADSFGFQIIAGEHVGAGAWMYHCHVQSHSDMGMAGLFLVAKPDGTVPGYEPHHPGTPADGDHTGH; encoded by the coding sequence ATGGACAGAAGGAGCTTCAGCCGGCGCCTGTTGGCGGGCGGTGCGGTCGCCGCCACCGGAGCGGCCTCGTTGTCGGTGGCGTCCGCGCCCGCCGCGAGTTCGGCGGAGGCTCCACCCCCCACCGCGCCCGCCGGGGGCCAGGTGCGCCATCTCAAGCTGTACGCCGAGAAGCTGGCGGACGGTCAGCTGGGCTACGGTTTCGAGAAGGGCGCGGCGACCGTCCCGGGTCCGCTGATCGAGCTGACCGAGGGCGACACCCTTCACATCGAGTTCGAGAACACGACGGACGTGGCGGCCAGCCTCCATGTGCACGGCGTGGACTACGACATCGCCAGCGACGGCACCCGGATGAACCGGAGCCACGTGGAGCCCGGCGCGACCCGCACGTACACCTGGCGCACCCACGCACCGGGCAAGCGCGCCGACGGCACCTGGCGGCCGGGCAGCGCGGGCTACTGGCACTACCACGACCACGTGGTGGGCACGGACCACGGCACCGGCGGGATCCGCAAGGGGCTCTACGGCCCCGTCGTCGTGCGCCGGAAGGGTGACATCCTGCCCGACAAGCAGTTCACCATCGTCTTCAACGACATGACGATCAACAACAAGACCGGCGCCGCCACGCCCGACTTCGAGGCCACGGTGGGGGACCGGGTCGAGGTCATCATGATCACGCACGGCGAGTACTACCACACGTTCCACATCCACGGTCACCGCTGGGCGGACAACAGGACGGGCCTGCTCACCGGCCCCGACGACCCCAGCCGTGTGATCGACAACAAGATCACAGGGCCGGCGGACTCGTTCGGCTTCCAGATCATCGCGGGCGAACACGTCGGCGCGGGCGCGTGGATGTACCACTGCCACGTCCAGAGCCACTCGGACATGGGCATGGCCGGACTGTTCCTGGTGGCGAAACCGGACGGCACCGTCCCGGGCTACGAGCCCCACCACCCCGGAACCCCGGCGGACGGGGATCACACGGGCCACTGA